A region from the Cannabis sativa cultivar Pink pepper isolate KNU-18-1 chromosome 9, ASM2916894v1, whole genome shotgun sequence genome encodes:
- the LOC115724075 gene encoding uncharacterized protein LOC115724075 has translation MAGGIGVPICVQCGTRSNPCRCKVVGPTLGFLAFAAAAIVEWPVGALVYCFKHVKGRRIMAHPATVVYPKVNRAIPI, from the coding sequence ATGGCGGGTGGTATTGGAGTTCCAATCTGCGTTCAATGTGGGACAAGGAGCAACCCGTGTCGGTGCAAGGTGGTAGGGCCAACGTTGGGTTTCTTGGCTTTTGCAGCGGCCGCCATCGTGGAATGGCCAGTTGGGGCTCTCGTCTACTGCTTTAAGCACGTCAAGGGTCGCCGCATCATGGCTCATCCTGCTACTGTTGTTTACCCCAAGGTCAATAGGGCCATTCCTATTTGA